The following coding sequences lie in one Mucilaginibacter sp. KACC 22773 genomic window:
- a CDS encoding DUF2255 family protein: MKTEELNKIDQADDLHISPFRENGQTYGTPTWIWAVVVDGELYVRAYHGVRSTWYTAALEQKAGRIHAAGMIKEVAFEPVTGDINAKISDAYKKKYYGSPYLATMVSTRAAEATVKIIAQ; this comes from the coding sequence ATGAAAACAGAAGAATTAAATAAAATAGATCAGGCAGACGACCTTCATATATCTCCCTTTCGTGAGAACGGTCAGACATACGGAACTCCAACCTGGATTTGGGCAGTTGTTGTTGACGGCGAGTTGTATGTAAGAGCCTATCATGGCGTCCGTTCCACATGGTATACGGCCGCCCTGGAACAAAAAGCGGGCCGCATACATGCAGCCGGAATGATCAAAGAAGTGGCTTTTGAACCGGTGACAGGTGACATCAATGCAAAAATCAGCGATGCCTATAAAAAAAAATATTACGGCAGCCCTTATTTGGCAACTATGGTAAGCACCCGGGCTGCTGAAGCAACGGTGAAAATCATTGCACAATAG
- a CDS encoding helix-turn-helix domain-containing protein, whose amino-acid sequence MRTGEFRAFKIESLDNYKPSFSRKDVYRICFVKGQSRFYFSDKIIDIDGVCLFFGNINTPYSWEVVSKEQSGYGCLFTESFLRGTEYSESIQSQSIFNAWNVPVYTLTDEKKIGEIEFFFSRIIEESIGEYINRNDMIRSFISILLHEALKLNAATNGTKLSGGKIASERIYSQFLTLLDRQFPIHDKTTPIRLTTTADFAYRLGVHPNYLNRAVKKETGKTIQKIITERIITEAKILLYHADWSISEISYALGFEYVSYFDKVFKKITGVNPNGYRKPELIESISSIGELRALI is encoded by the coding sequence ATGAGAACAGGTGAATTTAGGGCGTTTAAAATAGAAAGTCTTGATAATTACAAACCTTCCTTTTCCAGGAAGGACGTGTATAGAATCTGTTTTGTTAAAGGTCAAAGCAGATTCTATTTTTCTGATAAAATTATCGATATAGATGGGGTATGTTTGTTTTTTGGCAATATTAACACGCCCTATTCGTGGGAGGTCGTTTCGAAAGAGCAAAGCGGGTACGGGTGTTTGTTTACAGAAAGTTTTTTGAGGGGCACAGAATATTCCGAAAGCATTCAATCTCAATCCATTTTTAACGCATGGAATGTTCCGGTTTATACGTTGACGGACGAGAAGAAAATAGGCGAAATTGAATTCTTCTTTAGCCGGATCATCGAAGAGAGCATTGGCGAATATATTAACAGAAATGACATGATCAGGAGTTTTATTAGTATTCTGTTACATGAAGCACTAAAATTGAATGCTGCTACCAACGGTACCAAACTATCGGGTGGCAAAATTGCATCCGAAAGAATCTACTCCCAATTTCTGACATTGCTTGACAGGCAGTTCCCAATTCATGATAAGACTACCCCGATTCGATTGACGACAACGGCAGACTTCGCCTACCGCTTAGGTGTACACCCCAACTATCTGAACCGGGCAGTTAAGAAGGAAACCGGAAAAACAATACAAAAGATAATAACCGAGCGAATCATCACAGAAGCGAAGATCTTATTATATCATGCGGACTGGAGCATATCCGAAATTTCCTACGCCCTTGGTTTTGAATATGTTTCATACTTCGATAAGGTATTTAAAAAAATTACAGGTGTAAACCCGAATGGCTACAGGAAACCGGAATTAATAGAAAGCATTTCATCGATAGGTGAACTCCGGGCCTTAATTTAG
- a CDS encoding glycoside hydrolase family 127 protein, with protein sequence MIKKIITIWEHFTSKESLKRVLDFNTKQIGGSSSRDRRCVNLFIAIVCFCIPFYTRAQSSLHSFKLQQVTLLSGVFKDAQLTDKAYILALDPDRLLAPYLTEAGIKPKKKNYANWENTGLDGHIGGHYLSALSFMYASTHDAELNRRLDYMLAELKRAQDKTGSGYLGGTPGGTAMWKDIAAGKIEADTFALNKKWVPLYNIHKLFAGLRDAYVIAGKNQAKEILVRLTDYIYGVSLKLTDEQIQTMLISEQGGLNEVFADVSVITGQDKYLTLAKRFSHKDILNPLIQGHDELNGLHANMQIPKAVGFQRISEVGGDADYGKAAQFFWETVVNNRSVVIGGNSVNEHFNPTGNFTKMITDIAGPETCNSYNMLKLTRHLFEKGADVKYMDFYERVLYNHILSSQHPGHGGFVYYTSMRPRHYRVYSQPQVDMWCCVGSGMENHGKYGELIYNYQQKNLYVNLFIASRLNWAAQGLVLSQQTKFPDTETTKLTVEAVKPGKFDINIRYPHWVKTGKLQIKINGTNVPVDAQPGSYVKLNRAWKKGDAIEVRLPMELSTEALPDSSHYVAFLNGPIVLAAKTDTTDLDNLIADGDQFGGYRARGKMYPLNEAPILASNEANLQNYLKPVTGKPQTFIAPELISPDKFKNLELIPFYKLHDARYMIYWHQGALNNKGGK encoded by the coding sequence ATGATAAAGAAAATAATCACTATCTGGGAACATTTCACTTCGAAAGAATCCTTAAAACGGGTCCTTGATTTTAATACTAAACAAATTGGCGGAAGTTCATCCCGAGACAGGCGTTGCGTTAATCTGTTCATTGCAATAGTTTGCTTTTGTATTCCTTTTTACACGCGGGCGCAATCTTCACTGCATTCATTTAAGCTGCAACAGGTTACGCTGCTTTCCGGAGTGTTTAAAGATGCACAGCTAACAGACAAGGCATACATACTGGCTTTAGATCCTGATCGTTTACTGGCCCCTTATCTCACCGAAGCGGGAATTAAGCCCAAAAAGAAAAATTACGCAAACTGGGAAAATACAGGATTAGATGGCCACATCGGCGGGCATTATTTATCGGCCTTGTCATTTATGTACGCCTCCACCCATGATGCGGAGTTAAACAGGCGACTGGATTATATGCTGGCCGAGTTAAAACGCGCCCAGGATAAAACAGGCAGCGGTTACCTGGGAGGCACTCCCGGTGGTACCGCTATGTGGAAGGATATAGCCGCAGGTAAGATTGAAGCTGATACCTTCGCCCTTAATAAAAAATGGGTGCCGCTTTATAATATCCACAAGCTTTTTGCCGGCTTGCGCGATGCTTACGTGATTGCCGGCAAAAATCAGGCAAAAGAGATCCTGGTACGGCTAACAGATTATATCTATGGTGTTTCGCTCAAACTGACTGATGAGCAGATCCAAACCATGCTCATATCAGAACAGGGCGGCTTAAATGAAGTATTTGCCGATGTATCAGTTATAACCGGACAGGATAAATATCTCACATTAGCCAAAAGGTTTTCGCACAAAGATATCCTAAACCCATTGATCCAGGGGCATGACGAGCTCAATGGACTGCACGCCAATATGCAGATCCCGAAAGCCGTAGGTTTCCAGCGCATCTCCGAAGTTGGCGGCGATGCCGATTATGGCAAGGCTGCTCAGTTTTTCTGGGAAACGGTAGTAAATAACCGTTCGGTAGTAATAGGCGGCAACAGTGTAAATGAGCATTTTAACCCAACGGGCAATTTCACTAAAATGATCACGGATATTGCTGGCCCGGAAACTTGTAACTCCTATAATATGCTTAAACTAACCCGCCACCTTTTTGAAAAAGGGGCCGACGTTAAGTACATGGATTTTTATGAGCGGGTATTGTATAACCACATCCTTTCCAGCCAGCATCCGGGGCATGGCGGCTTTGTTTATTATACCTCCATGCGCCCGCGGCACTACCGCGTTTATTCTCAGCCACAGGTTGATATGTGGTGTTGTGTTGGTTCGGGCATGGAAAACCATGGCAAATATGGCGAGCTCATCTATAACTATCAGCAAAAAAACCTGTATGTAAACCTGTTTATTGCTTCCCGCCTAAACTGGGCGGCGCAAGGACTTGTCCTTTCGCAGCAAACCAAATTCCCGGATACAGAAACTACCAAACTTACAGTCGAGGCAGTAAAACCCGGCAAATTTGATATTAACATCCGTTATCCTCATTGGGTAAAAACCGGCAAACTGCAAATCAAAATCAATGGAACAAATGTACCTGTTGATGCTCAGCCTGGCTCCTACGTAAAGCTTAACCGTGCATGGAAAAAAGGCGACGCAATAGAAGTGCGTTTGCCAATGGAATTAAGTACAGAGGCTTTGCCGGATAGTTCGCACTATGTAGCATTTTTGAATGGGCCTATCGTATTGGCAGCCAAAACTGATACTACGGATCTTGATAACTTAATTGCAGATGGAGACCAGTTTGGCGGCTATCGTGCACGCGGCAAAATGTACCCGCTAAATGAGGCACCTATATTGGCAAGCAACGAGGCTAATCTTCAAAACTATCTGAAACCTGTTACCGGAAAACCTCAAACCTTTATTGCGCCTGAACTGATCAGTCCTGACAAATTTAAAAACCTGGAACTGATACCCTTTTACAAACTGCATGATGCGCGCTATATGATCTATTGGCACCAGGGCGCACTGAATAACAAGGGGGGTAAATAA
- a CDS encoding amidohydrolase family protein encodes MIKKIITIEEHFTLREISKRVIDFNTKQIGGNSSANGIQKELMALVLPTPDDIEDVGERRIKFMDESGIDMQLLSYGGSSPQNVADIALAIELCKEANNELADFIKQRPARFGGFAVLPVMDVNAACEELERAVNELGLRGAMISGTCNGRFFDEPAFFPIFSKAEVLGVPIYMHPAIIPKAIAEHYYQSENWPAVAGAMFASAGYGWHLDSGIGILRLIASAIFDKLPDLKIISGHWGELVPFFLNRLDDQLGKTLQLDRKISDYYRSNIYITPSGLFSESQLQFAISEVGADQIIYSGDYPFLIDKRTKSFLENASISNEAKEKIAYKNAEKLLRL; translated from the coding sequence ATGATAAAAAAAATAATCACTATCGAGGAACATTTTACTTTGAGAGAAATCTCAAAACGGGTCATTGATTTTAACACTAAACAAATTGGCGGAAATTCTTCCGCCAACGGCATTCAAAAAGAGTTAATGGCCCTGGTGTTGCCCACACCAGATGATATTGAAGATGTTGGTGAGCGCCGGATAAAATTTATGGACGAAAGCGGTATAGATATGCAGCTGCTATCGTATGGTGGCAGCAGTCCTCAGAATGTTGCTGACATAGCATTGGCTATAGAATTATGCAAAGAAGCTAATAATGAGTTAGCTGATTTTATAAAACAGCGCCCTGCAAGGTTTGGCGGCTTTGCTGTTTTACCAGTGATGGACGTAAATGCTGCATGCGAAGAGTTAGAAAGAGCTGTAAACGAATTGGGGCTAAGAGGGGCCATGATATCCGGAACTTGTAATGGCCGTTTCTTTGACGAGCCTGCTTTCTTTCCTATATTCTCAAAAGCCGAGGTCCTCGGTGTGCCCATATATATGCATCCGGCGATTATTCCTAAAGCCATCGCCGAACATTATTATCAAAGCGAAAACTGGCCGGCTGTTGCAGGTGCTATGTTTGCTTCAGCTGGATATGGATGGCATTTAGACTCCGGGATCGGTATTCTGAGATTAATAGCCTCGGCAATATTTGATAAATTACCCGATCTTAAAATAATTTCAGGTCATTGGGGGGAACTGGTGCCTTTTTTCTTAAACCGGTTAGACGATCAGTTAGGAAAAACCTTACAATTGGATCGTAAAATCTCTGATTATTATCGAAGCAATATTTACATAACCCCAAGCGGGCTCTTCTCTGAATCACAATTGCAATTTGCTATTTCTGAAGTTGGAGCAGATCAGATCATCTATTCAGGCGACTATCCATTTCTGATTGATAAAAGGACGAAGAGCTTTCTCGAAAATGCATCGATTTCAAATGAAGCGAAAGAAAAAATCGCATATAAAAATGCAGAGAAATTATTACGTTTGTAA
- a CDS encoding NAD(P)-dependent alcohol dehydrogenase, with product MKKIIYEQYGSVDVLHSVYMNKPIPNTNQILVKVKAVSINPIDWKIVMGEVKLMSGRKFPKSIGCDFSGTIESIGQNIQNFTVGDDVFGVINPFKEGALAEYVIVNEKQLAKKPDYLSFAQAAALPTVGLTALQALNTSGKSIKGKEILINGASGGVGMLAIQIAKSQGAIVTAVSSVKGHHLLKKWGSDFIIDYNKEDVAKINKQFDVIIELSAKLSFRQAKKIMKPESNYISVTPSLWNFVHSFSNNIISKKKYKILLMQSDTNSLNELANNILKGADIYISKTYPMSDFKEAYNSIIKHGALGKVVFSIPF from the coding sequence ATGAAGAAAATAATTTATGAACAATACGGCAGTGTAGATGTTTTACATTCCGTTTATATGAATAAGCCCATCCCAAACACTAACCAAATTTTGGTTAAGGTGAAGGCGGTTTCTATTAACCCCATTGACTGGAAAATTGTAATGGGTGAGGTTAAACTGATGTCGGGCAGAAAGTTCCCGAAATCCATTGGTTGTGATTTTTCCGGAACAATAGAAAGTATAGGGCAAAATATACAAAATTTTACAGTTGGAGATGATGTATTTGGCGTAATAAATCCTTTCAAAGAGGGGGCTCTTGCTGAATATGTAATAGTAAACGAAAAGCAACTTGCTAAGAAGCCTGATTATCTTTCATTTGCCCAGGCCGCCGCATTACCAACAGTTGGACTTACAGCTTTACAGGCACTCAATACAAGCGGTAAAAGCATTAAAGGGAAAGAAATTTTGATAAATGGTGCGTCTGGCGGGGTGGGCATGCTTGCTATACAGATTGCTAAAAGTCAGGGAGCTATTGTTACAGCTGTTTCAAGCGTCAAAGGGCATCATCTTTTAAAAAAATGGGGCAGTGATTTTATAATTGATTACAACAAAGAAGATGTGGCGAAAATAAACAAGCAATTTGATGTTATTATTGAACTCTCTGCAAAATTATCGTTCAGGCAAGCTAAAAAAATAATGAAGCCTGAATCAAACTATATTTCCGTAACCCCATCTTTATGGAATTTCGTACATTCATTTTCAAATAATATTATTTCTAAAAAGAAATATAAAATTCTCTTAATGCAATCAGACACAAATAGCTTAAATGAATTGGCCAATAATATATTAAAAGGTGCTGATATCTACATTAGCAAGACTTATCCCATGTCAGACTTTAAGGAAGCATACAACAGTATAATTAAACACGGCGCTTTGGGTAAGGTAGTTTTCTCTATACCATTTTAA
- a CDS encoding SDR family oxidoreductase → MLKEIMVLSENIILITGGSSGIGFELASRLSKLGNTVIITGRNLAKLEQVKLQFNKLHIIQSDVSNPDDILKLYETIVKDFPGLNIIINNAGIMRNLNLHDESINLQDINREIVTNLSGPVRMVQQFLPLLKTQPSAAIINVSSGLAFVHFPISPVYSATKAGLHAYTQALRVQLKNTRIKVFEIAPPGTDTPLQDNFVGSAETGPMMKVDKLVDVILKGLQNDKKEIRPGLANLLKIISRVAPQFALKMLSKPVDQMLSNQ, encoded by the coding sequence ATGCTAAAAGAAATTATGGTACTGAGTGAAAATATAATTCTTATAACCGGTGGCTCCAGCGGAATAGGGTTTGAGTTGGCTTCAAGGCTGTCAAAACTTGGTAATACGGTAATTATCACCGGCCGCAATTTGGCAAAACTTGAACAGGTTAAACTACAATTTAATAAACTACACATTATTCAGAGTGATGTAAGTAATCCTGATGATATATTGAAACTTTATGAAACTATTGTAAAGGATTTTCCCGGGCTTAATATTATAATAAATAATGCGGGAATTATGCGAAACCTTAACCTGCATGACGAGAGTATTAATCTGCAAGATATCAATCGTGAGATAGTAACTAACCTTTCTGGCCCTGTGCGAATGGTGCAACAATTTCTTCCACTTTTAAAGACCCAACCATCAGCGGCTATAATCAACGTATCCTCCGGACTGGCGTTTGTCCATTTTCCAATATCGCCTGTATACAGCGCGACAAAAGCCGGCTTGCACGCATATACGCAAGCATTACGTGTTCAATTAAAGAATACCCGTATTAAGGTGTTTGAAATAGCACCACCCGGCACAGACACCCCGCTGCAGGACAACTTTGTAGGTTCGGCCGAAACCGGACCGATGATGAAAGTTGACAAATTGGTAGACGTCATACTGAAAGGGCTACAAAATGACAAAAAGGAGATACGGCCGGGACTAGCAAATCTTTTGAAAATAATTAGCAGAGTTGCACCTCAATTTGCTCTGAAGATGCTTAGTAAACCGGTAGATCAGATGTTATCAAATCAGTAG